Proteins encoded within one genomic window of Prosthecobacter fusiformis:
- a CDS encoding aspartate carbamoyltransferase catalytic subunit, translating to MSITPRKDLLDIASLTNEEIEFVLANAVPFKDLFKRSVKKVPTLKGQTVLTLFYEPSTRTRSSFEVAANRLSADVTHFDIESSSVVKGESVLDTVETLESMRVDYIVVRHKQSGTPSLIAKNTRASVINAGDGWHAHPTQALLDAFTLREKFKDMRGARVLIVGDIQHSRVARSTSLIFRRLGMNVSYLAPGSMMPRETPEEVKLFGNWADALEWKPDVVYLLRVQSERMDEPFFPSAAEYHKNYGLTDARVQILRERGLWLMHPGPVNRGVEITDQGMNYEKSLINQQVENGIAVRMSVLYWLKPGAV from the coding sequence ATGAGCATCACCCCACGCAAAGACCTCCTGGACATCGCCTCCCTGACGAATGAGGAAATCGAGTTTGTCCTGGCCAATGCCGTGCCTTTTAAGGACCTCTTCAAACGCAGTGTGAAGAAGGTGCCGACGCTGAAAGGGCAGACGGTGCTGACACTTTTTTATGAGCCGAGCACACGCACACGATCTTCCTTTGAAGTGGCGGCCAACCGCCTTTCTGCGGACGTGACCCATTTTGACATTGAGTCGTCCAGCGTGGTCAAAGGCGAGTCGGTGCTGGATACAGTCGAGACCTTGGAATCCATGCGGGTAGATTACATCGTGGTGCGACACAAGCAGTCAGGAACCCCGAGTTTGATCGCCAAAAATACTCGCGCCAGCGTGATCAATGCAGGTGATGGTTGGCATGCTCACCCGACACAGGCGCTGCTGGATGCCTTTACCCTGCGTGAAAAGTTCAAGGATATGCGGGGAGCACGGGTGCTCATTGTCGGGGATATTCAGCATAGCCGCGTGGCCCGCAGCACCAGCCTGATTTTCCGTCGGCTGGGCATGAACGTTTCTTACCTGGCTCCCGGCTCCATGATGCCGCGCGAGACACCCGAAGAGGTGAAGCTTTTTGGAAACTGGGCGGATGCCCTGGAGTGGAAGCCGGATGTGGTTTATCTCCTCCGCGTCCAGAGCGAGCGCATGGATGAACCCTTTTTCCCCAGCGCCGCCGAATACCATAAAAATTACGGTCTCACAGATGCCCGAGTGCAGATCCTGAGGGAGCGCGGCCTATGGCTAATGCATCCTGGGCCCGTCAATCGCGGCGTGGAGATCACGGATCAGGGCATGAATTACGAGAAGAGCCTGATCAACCAGCAGGTGGAAAACGGCATCGCAGTGCGCATGAGCGTACTTTATTGGCTGAAACCGGGCGCGGTGTGA